The genomic region TTACGACATCAGTGCCGGGATTAATGATTAAATTAGAACTACCTCCAAAGTTGGTACTAACAATATTCCATGAGGAATTGTTTAGCATCGGGATATACGCCTGTGAAAAAGCTTTCCCTCCTAATACACTCAAAAACAGAATGGTAAAAAGTAATTTTTTATTCATATTTTATTTATTTAGTTGTTTTACCTTACTTCAAACTAATCTTTAAATCAAGCGTTTTTTTAATCGTTAGTAAGGCTTCGGCATTCCCCCTGGCGTCGTCAACAGGATGATGGGTGTGTGTGGTGACCCGTAAATGTTTAAAGTTTTGAAACATATCTTTTACCACGCCTTTGTATAGGCTTCCCAGGTTTTGCGAACTATGTCCAAACGGATTTTTCTGTAGGAAATGATGAAAATACCAACAGATAAACATCCAGTCAAAACCGTTGTTATCACTAATAAAAACCGCTTGTCCTTTGGAATGTTCTTTAATCCAGTGGGCAAAATCCTGCATGACTTTTTGAGGTGCGTCAAAGGCTAAAGTTTCCTCCCTGCTAAATCCGGAAACAGCTAAGGCTTCGGGGATCCATTTTTCTGAAATCGGTTGCAACTGACCGTAAAAGGTTTTATCCAGATGATCATCAACCAAAACCGCTCCAAATGAAATCATGGAATAATCCCCGGGAATAGGCCCATCGGATTCTATATCGACCATTATATAACTCATCGTAATTGTTTTTTAGTTTTGATCATCATCTTCATCTTCGTATTCATCTTCATCTTCATATTCTAAATACTTTTTTATCTCTTCTTCGGTAAACAGCACACTATACGCTGGATTTTTGGGATAGTTTTTTTGCTCCGCTTCACCAATTTCTCCTCCCTTTTTCGTCCAGTAGAGTTGACGCTGTTTGATATGCAAATATTTTTCGGCATCGTCTCCCTCTTCTTCCTTATTCCATTTTCCGAGATATTCAGCCCAGGTATCAGTTTCGCAACATTCGCAGGTACCAAAATAAACGGCCTGATATCCACAAACTTCGCAGTAAGCTACATTTTCAAAATTACGGATATACTCGTAATCCAGACCTTTAAAAGTTTTTGGTAAATGGTTCAAAAAAGCGCCAAATCCAATCGTATGTTTGGATACAAACAATTTATTACTACCCCAAACCTGATTTTTTACCTTGGCGTGTTGAAACTCCAACCTCAGAAACTTATACTTTTGATAGTAGTCCAAATCGGAAAAATACGCATCTTTTACATCGCTCCAGACGTAAAAATCTTCGTTATACCAAAAACCGTTTCCTTCGGCTTTGACTTTTCCTAAATCTTCCCGATAGTGTTTCCAACAGGCCACATAATCCCAACTACTCTGATGGCGAATCTCCCCTCTTTCGCCACAGGTTTCACAAATACGTTCCGATTTATGTTCATAACGCTCGATGATCTTATAAATCGTATCACCATAACGATGCTCGGTATAAAACCGTAGCGAAGCATATTTTTCTTTGATACACGTAACCCGTTTATCCCAACCATTTTCATATAATTCTTTGATCAAATCGATAGTCATCGGATACCAACCTTCTCTAATCTGAAGTTGAATACCGTTTAAATCGGCCAACTTTCGCAGGTCGAATGCATTTATTTGATCATTGATGATAAAATCGTCCAGATTCGTACAGTGTTTATTGACAAACTCGGCATTTTTATAAATGTCTTTGTTGGCTTTCAGTTGGTTCTCCAAGGATAATTGCTGCCCTAAATCGGCATTGGCTTTGGCGATTCGATCCAGATGTTCGTTTCTCTTTTTAGATTGGAATGGGTTTGAAATTAATACACTATAAATCACAATAAAAGAAATGATGAGTCCGAGGATAATAGCTGTAATAAGTTCCATTTAATTTTAGATTTTTTATAAAATATACTATTGATCATAGTAGTATTATCACCAACCCGGTCCGTTTTTCTGTAAACAGGGTTCGGCTATTTTTCCTAAATCGTTGTATTCCATAGGTGGTTCGTCATTTTCGGACAGTTGGTACATCTTATAAAAAGCTTCAAAATAGTCGGGATTTAATTCGGAATAAGCCGTCCCTTCTTCCAGCAATCGCATTCGGCCTTTTTCTATCGCCTGCCAAAAAAGGATTTGATTTTTGGGCGTTAAACTGCGTATATCCAAATATCGGTTTGTCCAGTTATTTAGTCTTGTATTGTAAAAACCATAACCGCAATCGCTTTCCAATTCTTCATTTTCTATAGGTATTTGTAACTCCAGCCATTGGGCTAATGGGATACCATCCGGAATATATTGTAATTCGTTAATGGCAATTTTAAGAATAGAATCATAGCCGGTCCAGCGTCTCGAAAAACACCTGCCATCTTTATAAATTATAAAACAACTTGCCATTTCTTTTTGCTATAAAGTTAAAAAAAATACATGCTGCGATAACTCCAGACATGCTACTAGTGTTGTAATTATAAGTACCCCTATCATAATCCTGTTGTCGATACCATAGACTGCACGCATATTCTTGTTACACAACATTATTATTATCGTTAAAAAAAACAGCGATAGCAAAACATAAGCGATCATTACCAGTGTAGCCGGACCGTCTTTAAACAGCATCGATACAGACGTTTCCATAATTATAATGCTAATGAAAGTACCCATATTTAAAACAGCTGCATGTGTTGCATACAAGGCTAAGAGAAACCAACCAAGTGGCTTTTTGATATAGAACAAGACGATTCCTGACGGAAGAACCACTAACGATAGCAACCATAAAACGGTTTCGAGATCCCATTTGGACATTATATAGGAGAATACAACAAGCGGTTCGCTCCATTCATTATATGATTTTAAAATAAAAATCCCGATAAAAAACAAGGATACAATTTTTATGTTGTTCCTTACGATTGGCGACTCTTTTTGCATGGAAATGGTGGTGTTGAACTGTTTTTTTGAATGTTTTTCACGTTTTTTTCAGTTTTTACTTCTTTTTATTAAATTTCTGGGTTTTATCCTCTCAATTGACTGCTAGTAAAATACAAACCATCGACGCCATATTTTCCTTTTTCGAAAGCCAGATAATCACAATCGCCTACCTACGATTATTTTTGCTCTAATTGATCTCGTATAACCGTTTCGAGTACTTCCATGTTTATATCCTGTAGCTTTTTAAACGCTATACAATATCCGGTGATCCGCGCTTTTCCCAATTTTTCACCATAGGTTTTGGCTAAAAAAGTTTTATCCGCAATCCCCATGATATAAACCGAAATCCCGGTCGTATTAGCACTGATTCCAACTTTATAAAATTCCCGGGTTTTGCCACCGGTATGCATCGTTTGTGATCCGTAGCCTATATTCGGGTTGGAAACAACTTTATTCTCATCATTTTTGCCATCCAAAAACCATAATGTATCAATAGGTTGCAATTTCAAAATGGTTTGGTGTAGCGTTTCCATTTCGCTACGTTTTGGTTCCGACAAACTGTCGATATACGTTTTGATTTGTGTTGCGATATCCATGGAAATTATAATTTGTAGAGTGATCAAAACCTGTCGCAAACATTTTGCGGTTTGGTCATTTTTAAAACTATACCAAACCGCTATTAGTTGTGATTCTTAATCCCGTTCTACGTTTTCGTCGTATTTCATAATGAATTTCTCAACTTTGGCATCATCCAGCTTACAATCAACCAGCGTTTTATCCGCTATTAATTTTTTGATCAATAATTTTTTAGTGAAAATGTAGGATTGTGAAGTCATCGTTACCTTTTGATTCACAAAAGTGATTTTATTATACAAGGCGCCATAACGGCTATTATGAATAAATCTTAAAAATACGATTTCATTTCCTTCTAAATCAAGAATCGAAACACTATTGGAATCAGAATCATCAATTTTCAGACATTCTTTTTCGTCGACAAGTACGATGTCTTTGTTAAATTTGATTTCCTGACTGAATCCTTTAAAACCACATACGATAAGGCAAAGGATTAAAAAGCTTTTTTTCATTTGAATTGTTCTTTAAATCTTTAATTATTATTGCTTTTGTCAAAAAGATAAGGCTTCTGCAAAATTTGAAAAGCAACAGTTTATAGCACATTATTTTTTTGTTAAAGATAAAAAATCTCATTAATGAGAAATTAAAAGCATGCCAATTTTTACACAAATTATAAAAATCTGATTTTCAACACCTTATTCCTTATTAAGGAATTGAAAAGCCTTTTTAAACAGAAAATCTTCTTTGTTGCGGGTGCTTTTTAATGTAGATTGGACGATCAAATCCTGTTTGATATGAATGTGTACTCCGGTTCCGTTTCGTTATATAACTGTCCAACCTTGTTTAAGAAAGGTAAGTTTCCCGTTTTCTATAAACGTTTTCATATCCGTTTTTTCGGTGGCTTGTTCGTTCGTGATTTCTAATAAATAGACGGTTGGATTATTTACATTTTTACGAAATAACCAAAATTTAAAGCGCTTCACTTTTGGTGAGGTGTTTAGAAATTTTAATTCTTCCAAACTACTGATAAACGAGATGTCGGTTGCTATAATTTGCGGATAAAGCAAACCTTTTAAAAAAATTGGTTTTAAGGTCCGATTGATGTTATCCAATACAATTACTTGATCATCGAATTTAAACGTATTAAAGTCGATTTCGGTTATTTTGCCACTAAATTCAGGATAGCTTTGAGCGCTATAGTTGTCTTTAAAAAAGACTTCTACTCTGTATTTTTCTTGTTCTCCTTGATTCGCAAAAACCTTTTTTTCGGTTTGTGAATCGTTTTGGGCATTTGTT from Flavobacterium sp. WV_118_3 harbors:
- a CDS encoding DUF1801 domain-containing protein, yielding MDIATQIKTYIDSLSEPKRSEMETLHQTILKLQPIDTLWFLDGKNDENKVVSNPNIGYGSQTMHTGGKTREFYKVGISANTTGISVYIMGIADKTFLAKTYGEKLGKARITGYCIAFKKLQDINMEVLETVIRDQLEQK
- a CDS encoding 3'-5' exoribonuclease, with protein sequence MSYIMVDIESDGPIPGDYSMISFGAVLVDDHLDKTFYGQLQPISEKWIPEALAVSGFSREETLAFDAPQKVMQDFAHWIKEHSKGQAVFISDNNGFDWMFICWYFHHFLQKNPFGHSSQNLGSLYKGVVKDMFQNFKHLRVTTHTHHPVDDARGNAEALLTIKKTLDLKISLK